One window of the Vigna radiata var. radiata cultivar VC1973A chromosome 1, Vradiata_ver6, whole genome shotgun sequence genome contains the following:
- the LOC106763173 gene encoding AAA-ATPase ASD, mitochondrial: MREMGELWSELGSFMATIMFVYAMYEQFFPYQLGVYARKYTQKFTRLVYPYIQISFHEFSGERLKRSEAYTAIRTYLSANSSERAQRLKAEVDQGRQDSVVLSMDDNEEITDEFHGVKLWWSANYTLPRTHSFSFYPSSEEKRFLTLTFHRRHRHLITTSYIQHVLKKGRAIAVDNRKLKLYTNNSSIDWHGWKGTKWSHVNFEHPSRFETLAMNPKKKEEIVKDLERFKTGEKYYAKVGKAWKRGYLLYGPPGTGKSSMIAAMANYMNYDVYDLELTAVKENTELRKLLIETSSKSIIVIEDIDCSLDLTGQRRKKKKKKEKDEDDEEKQKNNPVKIAEEEEKKESKVTLSGLLNFIDGIWSACGGERIIVFTTNFVEKLDPALVRRGRMDKHVEMSYCGYEAFKVLAKNYLEVESHSLFPTIEKLMGETNISPADVAENLMPKSADEDPEICLKSLIESLEEAKKKAKKEAEKKAKKKAEEKAEKKAKEDMEDNEKKELAKDEKVEATGKSGEEVKENDIH, from the exons atgagagaaatggGTGAATTATGGTCTGAACTAGGTTCATTCATGGCTACCATAATGTTTGTATATGCCATGTATGAGCAATTCTTCCCGTACCAGCTTGGAGTCTATGCTAGAAAATACACACAAAAATTCACACGCTTAGTGTACCCTTACATCCAAATCTCCTTCCATGAGTTCTCAGGCGAAAGGTTGAAGAGAAGTGAAGCATACACTGCCATAAGAACCTACCTCAGTGCAAACTCCTCTGAGAGAGCTCAAAGGCTCAAAGCTGAAGTTGACCAGGGTAGGCAAGACTCTGTGGTGCTTTCCATGGATGACAATGAAGAGATCACAGATGAGTTCCACGGTGTTAAACTGTGGTGGAGTGCAAACTACACACTCCCAAGAACACATTCATTCTCATTCTACCCTTCTTCAGAAGAGAAGAGGTTTCTAACCCTAACGTTTCACAGGCGCCACCGTCACCTCATCACCACCTCTTACATCCAACATGTGTTGAAGAAAGGAAGGGCCATTGCAGTTGACAATAGGAAGCTCAAGTTGTACACCAACAACTCCAGCATCGATTG GCATGGCTGGAAAGGTACCAAGTGGAGTCATGTGAATTTCGAGCACCCTTCGAGGTTTGAGACTCTTGCAATGAATCctaagaagaaggaagagataGTGAAGGACCTTGAGAGGTTCAAGACAGGAGAAAAGTACTATGCTAAAGTGGGGAAGGCTTGGAAGAGAGGGTACTTACTGTATGGTCCCCCAGGAACTGGGAAATCGAGCATGATAGCTGCTATGGCGAATTACATGAACTATGATGTGTATGATCTTGAACTCACAGCAGTGAAGGAGAACACAGAGTTAAGGAAGCTGTTGATTGAAACATCAAGCAAGTCCATTATAGTGATTGAGGACATCGATTGCTCTCTTGATCTGACTGGgcaaaggagaaagaagaaaaagaagaaggagaaagatgaggatgatgaggagaaGCAGAAGAATAATCCTGTGAAGATAGctgaggaagaagagaagaaggaaagtAAGGTGACTCTATCAGGGTTGTTGAATTTCATTGATGGGATTTGGTCAGCATGTGGTGGAGAGAGGATCATAGTCTTTACTACAAACTTTGTGGAGAAGCTTGATCCTGCTCTTGTAAGGAGGGGAAGGATGGACAAGCACGTAGAAATGTCATACTGTGGCTATGAAGCATTCAAGGTGCTGGCCAAGAACTATTTGGAGGTTGAATCACACAGTTTGTTTCCCACTATTGAAAAGTTGATGGGAGAGACCAATATTTCACCTGCTGATGTAGCTGAGAATCTAATGCCTAAGTCAGCTGATGAAGATCCTGAAATCTGCTTGAAGAGTTTGATTGAGTCTCTTGAAGAGGCCAAGAAGAAGGCAAAAAaggaagcagagaaaaaggccAAGAAGAAAGCAGAAGagaaagcagagaaaaaggCCAAGGAGGATATGGAagataatgaaaagaaagagtTAGCCAAGGATGAAAAAGTTGAAGCTACTGGAAAATCTGGAGAAGAGGTGAAAGAAAATGACATCCATTAG
- the LOC106770622 gene encoding probable prolyl 4-hydroxylase 6 produces MVSSRFVSLFLCFLCFEISVSSIRLPGVDQEAKATHGSGLGLNKGVCSVKFDPTRVTQLSWNPRAFLYKGFLKEEECDHLISLAKDKLEKSMVADNESGKSIMSEVRTSSGMFLNKAQDETVADIECRVSAWTFLPVENGESMQVLHYENGEKYEPHFDYFHDKANQIMGGHRIATVLMYLSNVEKGGETIFPNSEGKLLQPKDDTWSECAHKGYAVKPRKGDALLFFSLNLDATTDTNSLHGSCPVIEGEKWSATKWIHVSDFEKPVRSLESSGDCVDENENCYRWAKVGECEKNPLYMVGGEGVKGKCMKSCNVCSS; encoded by the exons ATGGTTTCTAGCCGTTTCGTGTCGCTTTTTCTCTGTTTCCTCTGTTTTGAGATCTCTGTTTCCTCCATTCGGTTGCCTGGTGTGGACCAAGAAGCCAAGGCCAc CCATGGATCGGGGCTTGGGTTGAACAAAGGAGTCTGTTCAGTGAAATTTGATCCCACACGGGTCACTCAGCTCTCATGGAATCCCAG GGCTTTTCTGTACAAGGGGTTCTTAAAGGAGGAAGAATGCGATCACTTGATATCTCTG GCCAAGGACAAGCTGGAGAAGTCTATGGTGGCAGATAATGAGTCTGGTAAAAGTATAATGAGTGAAGTCAGAACGAGTTCTGGAATGTTTCTGAACAAGGCACAG GATGAAACAGTTGCTGATATTGAATGCCGAGTTTCTGCATGGACCTTCCTTCCTGTAG AGAATGGTGAGTCAATGCAAGTATTGCACTATGAGAATGGTGAGAAGTATGAACCACATTTTGATTACTTCCATGACAAAGCTAATCAAATTATGGGTGGCCATCGGATTGCTACTGTATTGATGTATCTGTCTAATGTTGAGAAGGGTGGGGAAACAATTTTTCCCAATTCTGAG GGAAAGTTGTTACAGCCAAAAGATGATACCTGGTCCGAATGTGCTCACAAAGGATATGCAG TAAAACCTCGTAAGGGTGATGCCTTGTTGTTCTTCAGTCTTAATCTTGATGCAACTACTGATACCAATAGCTTGCATGGAAGCTGTCCAGTCATTGAGGGTGAAAAGTGGTCTGCAACCAAGTGGATTCACGTGAGTGACTTTGAAAAACCTGTGAGATCACTTGAGAGTAGTGGAGACTGTGTTGATGAGAACGAGAATTGCTATAGGTGGGCTAAAGTAGGTGAATGTGAGAAGAATCCACTTTATATGGTTGGAGGTGAAGGAGTCAAAGGAAAATGCATGAAGAGTTGCAATGTCTGCTCTTCTTAA
- the LOC106768777 gene encoding transcription factor MYB35, with protein MNIIMQLLLLGANICMLFLPLHILNIRPFHHFKVTLQCILHHHYIIHSAFLLFLLSLFSQKMGRPPCCDKSNVKRGLWTPEEDAKILAYVANHGTGNWTLVPKKAGLNRCGKSCRLRWTNYLRPDLKHDSFTPQEEELIINLHGAIGSRWSLIARRLPGRTDNDVKNYWNTKLRKKLMKMGIDPVTHKPVSQVLSDLGSISGFPNTTTTNQMAYVNKELVMNNMAPTKTEPSGSNKSVVENTQEGQVHSWQHHIPYQVLTTENVQSQVFSETASSTSSSSSSNLTQLGSPQSYSCQTPQAQTGPHCSSFDWSEFLHSDSFVWSLNPSSLVQSEADLSINAKTNGHDKQGVSAVEGCCGASMEYQIKKQCEGHSFVDGILDRDSELRAAFPELLDASFDY; from the exons ATGAACATAATCATGCAATTGTTGTTATTAGGAGCCaatatttgcatgcttttctTGCCTCTTCATATCTTAAACATTAGGCCCTTTCACCACTTTAAAGTTACCCTTCAATGCATATTGCATCACCATTACATAATTCACTCtgcatttcttctttttcttctgtctCTCTTTTCTCAAAAAATGGGAAGGCCTCCTTGTTGTGACAAATCCAATGTGAAAAGGGGTCTTTGGACTCCTGAGGAAGATGCTAAAATACTTGCCTATGTAGCCAATCATGGAACTGGAAACTGGACATTGGTTCCAAAGAAAGCAG GTCTGAATAGGTGTGGTAAAAGTTGCCGGCTAAGATGGACCAACTATTTAAGGCCTGACCTCAAGCATGATAGTTTTACTCCCCAAGAAGAAGAGCTCATTATTAACCTTCATGGCGCCATAGGAAGCAG ATGGTCTTTAATTGCAAGAAGATTACCTGGGAGAACTGACAATGATGTGAAGAACTACTGGAACACAAAGCTAAGGAAGAAGCTTATGAAGATGGGAATTGATCCAGTGACTCATAAACCAGTATCACAAGTCCTCTCTGACTTGGGAAGCATCAGTGGCTTCCCaaacaccaccaccactaacCAAATGGCTTATGTTAACAAGGAGTTGGTGATGAACAACATGGCACCAACCAAAACTGAACCATCAGGTTCCAATAAGTCAGTGGTGGAGAACACACAAGAGGGTCAAGTTCACTCATGGCAACACCACATTCCTTACCAAGTCCTCACCACAGAAAATGTCCAATCTCAAGTCTTCAGTGAAACTGCATCCTCCACCTCATCCTCATCTTCTTCCAACCTCACCCAGTTAGGCTCACCACAGTCCTACTCTTGCCAAACCCCTCAGGCTCAAACTGGCCCTCATTGTTCCTCCTTTGATTGGAGTGAGTTTCTGCACAGTGACTCATTTGTCTGGTCACTGAACCCCTCAAGTCTGGTGCAAAGTGAAGCTGATCTTTCCATCAATGCCAAAACCAATGGCCATGACAAACAAGGAGTTTCAGCAGTTGAGGGTTGTTGTGGTGCAAGCATggaatatcaaattaaaaagcAGTGTGAAGGTCATTCGTTTGTAGATGGTATTCTGGACAGGGATAGTGAATTAAGAGCAGCATTTCCTGAACTTTTGGATGCTTCTTTTGACTACTAA
- the LOC106759653 gene encoding uncharacterized protein LOC106759653, giving the protein MGVCLSRPKANEDLAAKKKNHRRRRRRILRRRVSSRKIEANNVAHSNSALQASNRASDAAWFDSTSALDSECDDEFYSVYDGEASSGHADEIGEDRKLSLDHCGILPNTCLPCLSSSALAVEKRRPMSPDTPSSQRKSLSKLSFKWREGSSDMTLLSPKAFKQKHLAGSSIPYCSIEKQTPGSWSQIEPSSFRVRGKNYFRDKKKDSAPSSAAFYPLGADLFLSPRKIDHIARFIQIPAINVPGDVPSILIVNLQIPLYPASIFQSENDGEGMNVVLYFKLSEKYSKDLPDQFRENISKLINDEVERVKGFPLDTIAPFRERLKILGRVANLENLCLSTTEKKLMNAYNEKPVLSRPQHEFYLGENYLEIDLDVHRFSYIARKGFEGFIERLKLCNLDFGLTIQGNKAEDLPEHLLCAIRLNKLDYSNFNQIG; this is encoded by the exons ATGGGTGTTTGCTTGTCGAGGCCCAAGGCGAACGAGGACCTTGCCGcgaagaagaagaaccaccgcAGACGACGGAGGAGAATTCTCCGAAGACGCGTCTCTTCGAGAAAGATCGAAGCCAACAACGTTGCTCACTCTAATTCCGCTTTGCAAGCTTCTAATCGCGCTTCAG ATGCTGCTTGGTTTGATTCTACTTCGGCGTTGGATTCTGAGTGTGATGACGAATTTTACAGTGTCTATGATg GAGAAGCATCTTCAGGTCACGCAGATGAAATTGGAGAGGACAGAAAGCTGAGCCTAGATCATTGTGGGATTCTGCCAAATACCTGTTTGCCTTGCCTCTCTTCCAGTGCACTTGCGGTTGAAAAAAGAAGGCCAATGAGTCCTGATACACCGAGTTCACAGAGAAAGTCGCTTTCCAAACTCTCCTTCAAATGGAGAGAAGGGTCTTCAGATATGACTTTAC TTTCCCCTAAGgcatttaaacaaaaacatttgGCCGGTTCATCAATTCCATATTGTTCAATAGAGAAGCAAACCCCTGGTTCATGGTCGCAAATTGAACCAAGTTCATTCAGAGTCAGAGGCAAAAACTACTTTAG GGATAAGAAGAAAGATTCTGCTCCAAGCAGTGCTGCTTTCTATCCTCTTGGTGCTGACCTCTTTTTGTCTCCTCGAAAAATTGATCATATTGCTCGCTTTATACAAATTCCTGCAATAAATGTACCTGGGGACGTCCCTTCAATTCTTATTGTAAACCTTCAG ATACCATTATATCCCGCCTCTATCTTCCAAAGTGAAAATGACGGTGAAGGAATGAATGTGGTTTTGTACTTCAAATTATCTGAAAAGTACTCTAAAGACCTTCCAGACCAATTTCGCGAAAATATCAGT AAATTGATCAACGACGAAGTTGAAAGAGTCAAAGGCTTTCCTCTAGATACAATCGCCCCGTTTAGGGAGAGATTAAAAATTTTAGGCAGAGTGGCAAATTTGGAGAATCTGTGTTTAAGCACAACTGAAAAGAAGCTTATGAATGCTTACAACGAAAAGCCAGTTCTCTCACGTCCTCAGCATGAATTTTACTTG GGAGAGAACTATCTTGAGATAGATTTGGATGTGCACAGATTTAGCTATATTGCAAGAAAAGGATTTGAAGGCTTCATTGAAAGACTGAAGCTATGTAACCTGGATTTTGGTCTCACAATTCAG GGAAACAAGGCTGAAGACTTGCCAGAACATTTATTATGTGCAATACGGTTGAACAAACTTGACTACAGCAACTTCAACCAGATTGGCTAG